A single Cupriavidus sp. D39 DNA region contains:
- a CDS encoding IS607 family transposase yields MSKVYRINEFAKRIGRAPSTVRRWEREGILAAKRLPSGHRYFDESDVRAMLGGGPEKRSTIVYCRVSSAGQRDDLRSQVAAMEEYCRAGAIAVDEWIQEVGGGMNFKRKRFLVLIERIQRGEIERVLIAHKDRLVRFGFDLLNHLARGNGCEIVVVNQESLSPEQEMVEDLLAIVDTFSCRLYGMRKYKKQIKEDYPGSKVPKEILE; encoded by the coding sequence ATGAGCAAGGTTTATCGGATCAACGAATTCGCAAAGCGCATCGGACGGGCTCCCAGTACGGTGCGCCGCTGGGAGCGCGAAGGCATCCTGGCGGCTAAGCGCCTGCCTTCCGGACATCGGTACTTTGACGAGTCCGATGTTCGGGCGATGCTTGGCGGCGGGCCTGAGAAGCGATCGACAATCGTGTACTGCCGCGTCAGTAGCGCTGGGCAGCGCGACGACTTGCGATCTCAGGTGGCGGCGATGGAGGAATACTGCCGGGCTGGCGCAATTGCTGTTGACGAGTGGATTCAGGAAGTCGGCGGCGGCATGAACTTCAAGCGCAAGCGTTTCCTCGTGCTGATTGAGCGCATCCAGCGTGGTGAGATTGAGCGAGTTCTCATCGCCCACAAGGACCGGCTCGTTCGCTTCGGATTCGACCTGCTCAACCATCTTGCGCGCGGGAACGGTTGTGAGATCGTCGTGGTTAATCAGGAATCGCTGTCGCCAGAGCAGGAAATGGTTGAGGACCTGCTTGCCATCGTCGATACGTTCTCATGCCGCCTGTACGGGATGCGCAAGTACAAAAAGCAGATCAAGGAAGACTATCCGGGTAGCAAGGTACCGAAGGAAATTCTGGAATGA
- a CDS encoding TonB-dependent receptor, with amino-acid sequence MWQQSIGVALSAAKETEHHLLNAGLTFDRSRLTYSQYEQLATFTDDRGVVADPNAPNQLFSGVSGTSRAVGLYLSDTWSLTPSTFLTASARWNHVTVSNTLRNSDGSEQPQESFTYRRLNPALGLTQKLGGGVSLFGGYAQNNRVPTVLELGCADPAQPCRLPAGLQADPYLKQVVSHSYEAGARWRPSKDTEVSGTFYRIDNHDDILFLRAPNTQQGYFANFDRTRNQGFDLSARQRLGDFTLRLGYSYLQATYQANGQLAVGERTIDVKPGMRRAGVPRHTIKLGVEWQALAGLTLGADLVGVSSSPANGNEDGLRANPQPGKAPKYADWSTPGYATVNLRASYRVNKHFEIYARVANLFDRRYETYGQISNDLFPNGNLLRPHVTPEDNASALFVAPGAPRSAWVGVVYRM; translated from the coding sequence ATGTGGCAGCAATCCATCGGCGTGGCGCTCAGCGCGGCCAAGGAAACCGAGCACCACCTGCTCAACGCCGGGCTGACCTTCGACCGCAGCCGCCTGACCTACTCGCAGTACGAGCAGCTCGCCACCTTCACCGACGACCGCGGCGTGGTCGCCGACCCGAACGCGCCCAACCAACTGTTCTCCGGCGTCAGCGGTACCTCGCGCGCGGTCGGCCTGTACCTGTCCGATACCTGGTCCTTGACGCCCAGCACCTTCCTCACCGCCTCGGCCAGGTGGAACCACGTCACCGTGAGCAATACGCTGCGCAACAGCGACGGCAGCGAGCAGCCGCAGGAGAGCTTCACCTACCGCCGGCTCAATCCCGCGCTGGGCCTGACCCAGAAGCTGGGCGGCGGAGTCTCGTTATTCGGCGGCTACGCCCAGAACAACCGGGTGCCGACGGTGCTGGAGCTGGGTTGCGCCGATCCGGCCCAGCCCTGCCGCCTGCCCGCCGGCCTGCAGGCCGACCCCTACCTCAAGCAGGTCGTGTCGCATTCCTACGAGGCGGGCGCGCGCTGGCGCCCGTCGAAGGACACCGAGGTGTCCGGCACGTTCTACCGCATCGACAATCACGACGACATCCTGTTCCTGCGCGCGCCCAACACCCAGCAGGGCTACTTCGCCAACTTCGACCGTACCCGCAACCAGGGCTTCGACCTCTCCGCGCGGCAGCGCCTGGGCGACTTCACGCTGCGCCTGGGCTACAGCTATCTGCAGGCCACCTACCAGGCCAACGGGCAGCTCGCGGTGGGAGAGCGCACCATCGACGTCAAGCCGGGCATGCGCAGGGCAGGCGTGCCGCGGCACACCATCAAGCTGGGCGTGGAGTGGCAGGCGCTGGCCGGCCTGACCCTGGGCGCCGACCTGGTTGGCGTGTCCAGCAGCCCTGCCAACGGCAATGAAGACGGCCTGCGCGCCAACCCGCAGCCCGGCAAGGCGCCCAAGTACGCGGACTGGAGCACGCCCGGGTACGCGACGGTGAACCTGCGGGCGTCCTACCGCGTGAACAAGCACTTCGAGATCTACGCGCGCGTGGCCAACCTGTTCGACCGCCGCTACGAGACCTATGGCCAGATCTCCAACGACCTGTTCCCCAACGGCAACCTGCTGCGCCCGCACGTGACGCCGGAGGACAACGCCAGCGCGCTGTTCGTCGCCCCCGGCGCGCCGCGCAGCGCCTGGGTCGGGGTGGTATATCGCATGTAG
- a CDS encoding TonB-dependent receptor → MPANLPPPRRRAVPGGATLRLAPRRGALCRRAATAIALAVALLAALPAVAQQDNGVQIGDNATLPEVMVVATAPLPGIGVDRDLVPYTVQTVSGDDLSGKRAGTLAEYLARYLTGVNVNDIQGSPFQSDLTYRGFRASPIPGASQGLSIYLDGIRVNEPFGDVVSWDMIPEAALESVSLVSSANPAYGLNTLGGALAMTTRSGLTSPGFTADLSYGSGNRKRADLSGGIRSGSGWHAFAAGTLFQEQGWRDHAEGRLGNLFVKAGHEGETTSWDVSLLHGRSTLIGNGPVPSYRAGGNALLPGLYESNRAAAYTYPDKTRNQVTQVALNGRHWFDDKTSAAMLAYVRTSRRDTTNGDINPDYDAYTEDCEDGFNADGSPRKSRCGFTRAEGAALDPAVLNTTICGSNPSAWRSARPRKPSTTCSTPG, encoded by the coding sequence ATGCCAGCCAACCTACCCCCGCCCAGGCGCAGGGCCGTGCCGGGAGGCGCTACCCTGCGCCTGGCGCCGCGCCGTGGCGCGCTTTGCCGCCGCGCGGCCACCGCCATCGCACTGGCTGTGGCACTGCTGGCCGCCCTGCCCGCTGTTGCACAACAGGACAATGGTGTGCAAATCGGGGACAATGCCACGCTGCCTGAAGTGATGGTAGTGGCAACCGCGCCGCTGCCGGGCATCGGCGTGGACCGCGATCTGGTGCCGTACACGGTGCAGACGGTCAGCGGCGACGACCTGAGCGGCAAGCGCGCCGGCACCCTCGCCGAATACCTGGCGCGCTACCTCACCGGTGTCAACGTCAACGACATCCAGGGCAGCCCCTTCCAGTCCGACCTCACCTACCGCGGCTTTCGCGCCTCGCCGATCCCCGGCGCGTCGCAAGGCCTGTCCATCTACCTGGACGGCATCCGCGTCAACGAACCCTTCGGCGACGTGGTCAGCTGGGACATGATTCCCGAGGCCGCGCTCGAGAGCGTCTCTCTGGTCTCCAGCGCCAACCCCGCCTACGGCCTCAACACGCTCGGCGGTGCGCTGGCCATGACCACCCGCTCCGGCCTGACTTCGCCCGGCTTCACCGCCGACCTGTCCTATGGCAGCGGCAACCGCAAGCGCGCCGACCTCTCGGGCGGCATCCGCAGCGGCAGCGGCTGGCACGCCTTCGCCGCCGGCACCCTGTTCCAGGAACAGGGCTGGCGCGATCATGCCGAAGGCCGGCTCGGCAACCTGTTCGTCAAGGCCGGGCATGAGGGCGAGACCACCAGCTGGGACGTGTCCCTGCTGCACGGGCGCAGCACCCTGATCGGCAACGGCCCGGTGCCGAGCTACCGCGCCGGCGGCAATGCCCTGCTGCCCGGCCTCTATGAAAGCAACCGCGCCGCGGCATACACCTACCCGGACAAGACCCGCAACCAGGTCACCCAGGTAGCCCTCAACGGCCGCCACTGGTTCGACGACAAGACCAGCGCCGCGATGCTCGCCTACGTGCGCACCAGCCGCCGCGACACCACCAACGGCGACATCAACCCGGACTACGACGCTTACACGGAAGACTGCGAAGACGGCTTCAACGCCGACGGCAGCCCGCGCAAGTCCCGCTGCGGCTTCACCCGGGCCGAAGGCGCCGCGCTGGACCCGGCGGTGCTCAACACCACGATATGTGGCAGCAATCCATCGGCGTGGCGCTCAGCGCGGCCAAGGAAACCGAGCACCACCTGCTCAACGCCGGGCTGA
- a CDS encoding histidine kinase, with translation MRAIGDERRGADAMAQLIPRLSALQVAAPAEREGHLAALRAINASAQMRHLWLHLEDATGQVLVSAPQPRDSSTWGRLLALASPRADAARLEGTWEIRARDGTAYRAALRWNPESEIQEARDDMAGNLAVLAVYSTLLLLGIHRALGRALAPLQQILDAIRRYEDKDYSVRLPSMRTREMDQIRRALNHLAGALDETQAERRALSRKLLTAQENERARLARELHDEFGQVLTVMRADTAYLVRKSVHEPVLQLVANDLAGHCARIQHEVRHLLHRLRPHGVQPDVRLASVERLLQDLVQAWRGQPGQQVRVDCEVALGGAAPGPDLVLTLYRMTQEALTNVMRHAGARRVAIRIAATAGGEVRWSVEDDGKGIADIAAALQRSHGLQGMQERAWAHLGTLRIEPVAAPTTRPATPGCRLSASFPLAPQAAAQPTQLHGSHSE, from the coding sequence GTGCGCGCCATCGGCGACGAGCGCCGTGGCGCCGACGCGATGGCGCAACTGATTCCGCGCCTCTCGGCCTTGCAGGTGGCGGCGCCGGCCGAACGCGAGGGGCATCTTGCAGCCCTGCGCGCCATCAATGCCTCGGCGCAAATGCGCCACTTGTGGCTGCATCTGGAGGACGCCACGGGCCAGGTGCTGGTGAGCGCGCCGCAGCCACGGGATAGCTCCACCTGGGGCCGCCTGCTCGCCCTTGCGAGCCCGAGGGCCGATGCGGCGCGGCTGGAAGGCACCTGGGAGATCCGCGCCCGCGACGGCACCGCCTACCGCGCCGCCTTGCGCTGGAATCCTGAGAGTGAAATCCAGGAAGCCCGCGACGACATGGCGGGCAACCTCGCCGTGCTTGCGGTCTACAGCACGCTGCTGCTGCTTGGCATCCACCGGGCTCTGGGACGGGCCCTCGCCCCCTTGCAACAGATCCTGGACGCGATCCGGCGCTACGAAGACAAGGATTACAGCGTGCGCCTGCCGTCCATGCGCACGCGCGAAATGGACCAGATCCGCCGTGCGCTTAACCACCTGGCTGGCGCGCTGGACGAAACCCAGGCCGAGCGCCGCGCCCTGAGCCGCAAGCTGCTGACTGCCCAGGAAAACGAGCGCGCACGCCTGGCGCGGGAACTGCATGACGAGTTCGGCCAGGTGCTCACCGTGATGCGCGCCGACACCGCCTACCTGGTGCGCAAGAGCGTGCATGAGCCCGTGCTGCAACTCGTGGCCAATGACCTGGCCGGGCATTGCGCCAGGATCCAGCACGAGGTGCGCCACCTGCTGCACCGGCTGCGGCCGCACGGCGTGCAGCCCGACGTGCGGCTGGCCTCGGTGGAACGCCTGCTGCAAGACCTGGTGCAGGCCTGGCGCGGCCAGCCGGGCCAGCAGGTGCGGGTGGACTGCGAGGTGGCGCTTGGCGGCGCGGCGCCGGGTCCCGACTTGGTCCTGACGCTGTACCGGATGACGCAGGAAGCGCTGACCAACGTGATGCGCCATGCCGGCGCGCGCCGGGTGGCGATCCGCATTGCCGCCACGGCGGGCGGCGAGGTGCGCTGGAGTGTGGAGGACGACGGCAAGGGCATTGCCGACATCGCCGCGGCGCTGCAACGCAGTCATGGTCTTCAGGGCATGCAGGAGCGCGCCTGGGCGCATCTCGGCACGCTGCGCATCGAGCCGGTTGCGGCGCCGACGACCCGGCCTGCCACGCCGGGCTGCCGCCTGAGCGCGAGCTTTCCGCTCGCGCCGCAAGCCGCTGCCCAGCCAACCCAACTGCATGGGAGCCATAGCGAATGA
- a CDS encoding response regulator transcription factor has protein sequence MNTIDVVIADDHAVVRTGYRRLLELEEGVRVVAEFGDSDAAYAWLTQYPADVLILDLSMPGRGGMEVLQRLGARVPALRILVFSMHDSAAIVSQAMRAGAAGYLTKSSAPEALVDAVRKVAQGRQVLSDDVAGMVDAGSRPPPHLALSPREFDLFRLFARGTAIEEVAAQLYLSTKTVANYQTLIRKKMGLANRVEMHRYAVEHGFG, from the coding sequence ATGAACACCATCGACGTTGTCATTGCCGACGATCACGCGGTAGTGCGCACCGGATACCGGCGGCTGCTCGAACTGGAGGAGGGCGTGCGCGTGGTGGCCGAGTTCGGCGATAGCGACGCCGCCTATGCCTGGCTGACACAGTATCCGGCCGACGTGTTGATCCTGGACCTGTCGATGCCAGGGCGCGGCGGCATGGAAGTGCTGCAGCGGCTGGGCGCGCGGGTGCCCGCGTTGCGGATCCTGGTGTTCAGCATGCACGACAGCGCGGCCATCGTGAGCCAGGCCATGCGGGCCGGCGCCGCCGGCTACCTGACCAAGAGCAGTGCGCCGGAAGCGCTGGTGGACGCCGTGCGCAAGGTGGCCCAGGGGCGGCAGGTGCTGTCCGACGATGTGGCGGGCATGGTCGATGCCGGCAGCCGACCACCACCGCACCTGGCCTTGTCGCCGCGCGAGTTCGACCTGTTCCGCCTGTTCGCCCGTGGCACGGCCATCGAGGAAGTGGCCGCCCAGCTCTATCTCAGTACCAAGACCGTGGCGAACTACCAGACGCTGATCCGCAAGAAGATGGGCCTGGCCAACCGGGTGGAAATGCATCGCTATGCGGTGGAGCATGGCTTCGGCTGA